In one Carettochelys insculpta isolate YL-2023 chromosome 6, ASM3395843v1, whole genome shotgun sequence genomic region, the following are encoded:
- the PRODH2 gene encoding hydroxyproline dehydrogenase has protein sequence MLWHGGRWLQRAGGAPSGTPTPAPHWPQLSFDGAAFRLKGRWELVRALLVFRLCALPGLVRWAPTLLSGSQHLLGQRLWGSLLRASFYGQFVGGQTPHEVGVTVQRLRALGLHPLLAVPIEEDVGQDKEGEAWYEGNRGTVLGCVGLSAQGGPQSMMQLKVTALMSAQLCRTVSLRLREPEGTAELRLDRVMAVMGGEAPAFPCLSLAENRHLQASLLRLDGVAQRAVAAGVRVLVDAEQTYLNPALTLVTLALMGRWNRTQAWVWNTYQCYLKDCLARLAADAALAERLGFCFGVKLVRGAYLEQERRLAREGGYPDPLQPTLEATNSSYQRCLDLLLERAARGGRRCELMVASHNEASVSHAVGRMRELRIARDGGAVCFGQLLGMCDHVSLALGQAGYAAYKSIPCGAPEEVLPYLVRRAQENRNVLRGVRAERQLLRQELWRRLRGRP, from the exons ATGCTGTGGCACGGGGGGCGCTGGCTGCAGCGGGCAGGGGGGGCGCCCTCGGggacccccactcctgccccccactggccccagctcagcttcGACGGCGCCGCTTTCCGGCTCAAGGGCCGCTGGGAGTTGGTGCGGGCACTGCTGGTGTTCAGGCTCTGCGCCCTGCCGGGGCTGGTGCGCTGGGCCCCCACG ctcctctctggGTCCCAGCACCTGCTGGGCCAGCGGCTGTGGGGGTCCCTGCTGCGCGCCTCCTTCTACGGGCAGTTCGTAGGGGGGCAGACGCCCCACGAGGTGGGGGTCACAGTGCAGCGGCTCCGTGCCCTgggcctgcaccccctgctggccgTGCCGATCGAGGAGGACgtggggcaggacaaggaggG GGAGGCCTGGTACGAGGGGAATCGGGGGACCGTgctgggctgtgtggggctgTCGGCCCAGGGGGGCCCCCAGTCCATGATGCAGCTCAAGGTGACGGCGCTGATGAGCGCCCAGCTCTGT AGGACGGTGTCGCTGCGGCTGAGGGAGCCGGAGGGGACGGCGGAGCTGAGGCTGGACAGAGTCATGGCAGTAATGGGGGGAGAG gcgCCGGCCTtcccctgcctgagcctggccgAGAACCGGCACCTGCAGGCCTCGCTGCTGCGGCTGGATGGGGTCGCCCAG CGGGCGGTGGCGGCGGGCGTGCGGGTGCTGGTGGACGCTGAGCAGACCTACCTGAACCCCGCGCTGACGCTGGTGACCCTGGCCCTGATGGGGCGCTGGAACCGCACCCAGGCCTGGGTGTGGAACACCTACCAGTGCTACTTGAAG GACTGCCTGGCACGGCTGGCTGCGGACGCGGCCCTGGCAGAGCGCCTGGGCTTCTGCTTTGGGGTGAAGCTGGTGCGTGGGGCCTACTTGGAGCAGGAGCGGAGGCTGGCGCGAGAGGGGGGGTATcctgaccccctgcagcccacctTGGAGGCCACCAACAgcag CTACCAGCGGTGCCTGGACCTGCTGCTGGAGCGGGCGGCCCGCGGCGGGCGGCGGTGCGAGCTGATGGTGGCCAGTCACAACGAGGCGTCCGTGAGCCACGCCGTAGGCAG GATGCGGGAGCTGCGCATCGCCAGGGACGGCGGGGCCGTCTGCTTCGGGCAGCTGCTGGGCATGTGCGACCACGTCTCCTTGGCCCTGG gcCAGGCCGGCTACGCCGCGTACAAGTCCATCCCCTGCGGGGCGCCCGAGGAGGTGCTGCCCTACCTGGTGCGCCGGGCGCAGGAGAACCGGAACGTGCTGCGGGGCGTCCGCGCGGAGCGGCAGCTGCTGCGCCAGGAGCTCTGGAGGCGCCTGCGGGGCCGGCCCTGA
- the LOC142015076 gene encoding eukaryotic translation initiation factor 3 subunit C-like, with product MSRFFTTGSDSESESSLSGDELVAKPVGGNYSKPILLSEDEEDTKRVVRSAKDKRFEELTNLIKTIRNAMKIRDVTRCLEEFELLGRAYGKARGVVDKEGVPRFYVRILADLETYLNELWEDKEGKKKMNKNNAKALSTLRQKIRKYNRDYESQIASYKQNPEQSAAEDEERKSDESEGSSSSSSSEDEDGEGLSAAAFLKKKEPLGEARGKLLKKAEEDEEDSDSESEDEDWGSSDSDTDSESDEDDGKYTSLASKFLKKDEDKKMTEKKREEKSKKKHDRKAKKYEDEEDEGGEWEKVKGGAPLVKEKPKMFAKGTEINHAVVVKKLNEILQARGKKGTDRAAQIELLQLLVSIASENSLGIAMDLKIKFNIVASLYDYNPNLASYMKPEMWKKCLDSIDELLDVLFANPNIFVGENIVEESENLSNPEQPLRVRGCILTLVERMDEEFTKIMQNTDPHSQEYVEHLKDEARVCGILSRVQQYLQERGAPEELCRADLRRVLHTYYKFDYKALQRQQGPAGDSKSEQDQAENEGEDSAVLMDRLCKYIYAKDRTDRIRTCAILCHIYHHALHSRWFQARDLMLMSHLQDNIQHADPPVQILYNRTMVQLGICAFRQGMIKDAHNALLDIQSSGRAKELLGQGLLMRSLQERNQEQEKIEKRRQVPFHMHINLELLECVYLVSAMLLEIPYMAAHEFDARRRMISKQFHHQLRVGERQPLLGPPESMREHVVAASKAMKMGDWRTCHRFIINEKMNGKVWDLFPEADKVRTMLVRKIQEESLRTYLFTYSSVYDSISMETLSDMFQLDLPTVHSIISKMIINEELMASLDQPTQTVVMHRTEPTALQNLALQLAEKLGNLVENNERVFDHKQGSYGGYFRDQKDSYRKSEGGYLRRGGYRQQERQANY from the exons ATGTCCCGTTTCTTCACCACGGGCTCGGACAGCGAGTCGGAGTCGTCGCTCTCGGGGGACGAGCTGGTGGCAAAACCCGTCGGGGGCAACTACAGCAA GCCCATTCTGCTGAGCGAGGATGAGGAGGACACCAAGCGGGTGGTGCGCAGCGCCAAGGACAAGCG GTTCGAGGAGCTCACCAACCTGATCAAGACGATCCGCAACGCGATGAAGATCCGGGACGTGACCCGGTGCCTGGAGGAGTTCGAGCTGCTGGGCCGGGCCTACGGCAAGGCGCGCGGCGTGGTGGACAAGGAGGGGGTGCCCCGCTTCTACGTGCGCATCCTGGCCGACCTGGAGACCTACCTCAACGAG ctgtggGAGGACAAGGAGGGCAAGAAGAAGATGAACAAGAACAACGCCAAGGCGCTGAGCACCCTGCGCCAGAAGATCCGCAAGTACAACCGGGACTACGAGAGCCAGATTGCCAGCTACAAACAG AACCCCGAGCAGTCGGCGGCCGAGGACGAGGAACGGAAGAGTGACGAGTCGGAAG ggtcgtcctcctcctcctcctcggagGACGAGGACGGCGAGGGCCTGAGTGCGGCCGCCTTCCTCAAGAAGAAGGAGCCGTTGGGCGAGGCGCGTGGCAAGCTGCTCAAGAAGGCGGAG GAGGACGAGGAGGATTCTGACTCTGAGTCTGAGGACGAGGACTGGGGGTCGTCAGACTCCGACACCGACTCTGAGTCCGACGAGGATGATGGCAAATACACCTCCTTGGCCTCCAAGTTTCTCAAGAA GGACGAGGACAAGAAGATGACGGAGAAGAAGCGGGAGGAGAAAAGCAAGAAGAAACATGACCGCAAAGCCAAGAAGTACGAGGATGAGGAAGATGAGGGCGGCGAGTGGGAGAAGGTCAAGGGAGGGGCACCCCTGGTCAAG gaGAAGCCCAAGATGTTTGCCAAGGGCACCGAGATCAACCACGCCGTGGTGGTGAAGAAGCTCAATGAAATTTTGCAGGCCCGTGGGAAGAAGGGCACAGACCG ggcCGCCCAGAtcgagctgctgcagctgctggtgagcaTTGCCTCTGAGAACAGCTTGGGCATTGCCATGGATCTCAAGATCAAGTTCAACATCGTGGCCTCTCTCTACGACTACAACCCCAACCTGGCCAGCTACATGaag CCGGAGATGTGGAAGAAATGCCTGGACAGCATTGACGAGCTCCTGGACGTCCTCTTTGCCAACCCCAACATCTTCGTGGGCGAGAACATTGTGGAGGAGTCGGAGAACCTCTCCAACCCGGAGCAG cccctgcGGGTGCGCGGCTGCATCCTCACGCTGGTGGAGCGCATGGACGAGGAGTTCACCAAGATCATGCAGAACACGGACCCGCACTCCCAGG AGTACGTGGAGCACCTGAAGGACGAGGCGCGGGTGTGCGGGATCCTGAGCCGGGTGCAGCAGTACCTGCAAGAGAGGGGCGCCCCCGAGGAGCTGTGCCGAGCCGACCTGCGCCGTGTGCTCCACACCTACTACAAGTTCGACTACAAGGCCCTGCAGCGCCAGCAGGGCCCCGCCGGCGACTCCAAG TCGGAGCAGGACCAGGCAGAGAACGAGGGGGAGGACAGCGCGGTGCTCATGGACCGGCTCTGCAAGTACATCTACGCCAAGGACCGGACGGATCGCATCCGCACCTGCGCCATCCTCTGCCACATCTACCACCACGCGCTGCACAGCCGCTGGTTCCAGGCCCGCGACCTCATGCTCATGTCCCACCTGCAGGACAACATCCAGCACGCCGACCCGCCCGTGCAG ATCCTGTACAACCGCACCAtggtgcagctggggatctgcGCCTTCCGGCAGGGCATGATCAAGGACGCGCACAATGCGCTGCTGGACATCCAGTCCTCGGGCCGGGCCAAGGagctgctgggccaggggctgctgaTGCGCAGCCTGCAGGAGCGCAACCAGGAGCAGGAGAAGATCGAGAAGCGGCGCCAGGTGCCCTTCCACATGCACATcaacctggagctgctggagtgcgTCTACCTGGTGTCAGCCATGCTGCTGGAGATCCCCTACATGGCCGCCCACGAGTTCGACGCCCGCCGCCGCATGATCAGCAAGCAGTTCCACCACCAGCTGCGCGTGGGCGAGCGCCAGCCTCTGCTGG GGCCCCCCGAGTCGATGCGGGAGCACGTGGTGGCGGCGTCCAAGGCCATGAAGATGGGGGACTGGCGAACCTGCCACCGCTTCATTATCAACGAGAAGATGAATGGGAAGGTCTGGGACCTCTTCCCTGAGGCCGACAAAGTGCGCACCATGCTGGTCAG GAAGATCCAGGAGGAGTCACTGCGCACCTACCTCTTCACCTACAGCAGTGTCTACGACTCCATCAG catGGAGACCCTGTCGGACATGTTCCAGCTGGACCTGCCCACCGTGCACAGTATCATCAGCAAGATGATCATCAACGAGGAGCTCATG GCCTcgctggaccagcccacgcagacgGTGGTGATGCACCGGACGGAGCCCACGGCCCTGCAGAACCTGGCGCTGCAGCTGGCGGAGAAGCTGGGCAACCTGGTGGAGAACAACGAGCGAGTCTTCGACCACAAGCAGGGCAGCTACGGCGGCTACTTCCGGG ACCAGAAAGACAGCTACCGCAAGAGCGAAGGCGGCTACCTGCGCCGGGGGGGCTACCGCCAGCAGGAGCGACAGGCCAACTACTGA